In Paenacidovorax monticola, the genomic window CGCTGGCCGCCGCGCTACCGCACCTGCTGTGGCTGGCTTCGGTGGCAGCCGTGGCCTGGGGCGCGGTGCTGTGGTTGGGCCGCCGCAGGCCCGCTTGACGCGGAAGCTCAGTGCTGGAGCGCCGCCTGCTTCCAGGCGTGGGCGGCGGCATCCGTGTCGCCGCGCTGGTCGGCCAGTTCGGCCAGATAGCGCCAGGCGCTGCCGCGCAGGCTTGCATCCGCCAGGTGCTGTGCGGACTGGGTCAGCAACTGCTGGGCCTTGCCCCAGAGCTGGCGCTTGAGGCAGGCCATGCCGGCCAAGTACGACAGGCGCGCGTCGCGTGGGTTGGCCTGCTGCGCGGCTTCGATGCGCGCGAGCCAGGCGCCGTCGATCGAGTCGAGCCCTGCTTCGAGCGCCCGCACCAGCTTGAGCGCGTGCTGGTCGGCCACGGCGCGCGGCTGCTCCACCATGCGTTCCCACATGGGCAGCAGCCAGGCGCGGACCTGGGCGGCATCGCCGCCGAGCTCCACGAGGCGCTGAGCGGCCTGGATGGCGAGTTCGGGCATGGCGCGCTCGGCCGGCTCGAGCGTGAGCCAGACCTGCTGCAGCTGGGCCGGGTCGTGCGCGCCGTGGATCAGCTCGCCGGCCAGGCCGCGCACGATGCTCTGCGCGGCGGCGGGCGAGAAGGCCCGGTGTTTCGCCAGCAGGCGTGCGGTTTCCAGCGCGCTCTGGGGCTGGCCGGCCAGGCGCGTGGCCTTGAGCTTGATGCGCAGTGCCAGCGTGCGCCGCGCCGCGCCCTGGGGCAGGGCGGCCAGCCATTCGAGCGCGCTCTCGCTGTCGCGGTCGTCGAGCGCCCAGCGCGCGGCTCGCATCTGCGAGCCCTCGCGCAGGCCCTGCTCCTGGGCGTTGCCGTTGGCGGGGGCGTGCTCCATCGCCAGGCGCAGATGGTTCTCTCGCGTGGCGCGGTCCTGCAGCGCGTGCGAGCTTTCGGCCGCCGCCATGTGGGCCAGGGCGCGCAGCTGGCGGCCATGGGGCACGCTCTCGCCTGCGGCTTCGAGGGCGCTCTCCTGGCTCAGTGCCGCCACGGCGGCCTTGCGCGAGCGCAGGAAGCGGCCGGCCTGCAGGTGCGCTAGCGCGTCGAGCAGGGCGCCGTGCATGGCGCGCTCCTTTTGCTGCTGGCGCCAGCGGCGGGCCTGGTGGGGAAGCTCCAGCAGCGCGGCGAGCGCGCGCAGTGCGGCATGCAGCGTGACGAAGCCGCCCACGAGCAGCAGCACCACCATGTTGAGCGAGAGATCGACGCGGTAGGGCGGCCAGAACAGCGTCACCGTGCCCTGGTTGTTGCCCGCGAACAGCGCCACCGCGACGGCGACGCCGAAAAGTCCCAGAAGCCAGAGTGCTGCGCGCATGGGGCGTTCCTCTGCTTCAGCGTCCGGCGGCAGCCGTGGCGAGGGCCGAGAGGGTCTCGTCCAGGCGCGGCAGCTCGGCGGTCTTCATGTGGGCCTGGGCCTGTTGCAGCAGCGTGGCGGCGTTCTGCGTGCGGCGCGAGGCGGGGTCGAAATACTTGTTGAGCGCGGCGGTGGCCGACGTGAGGTCCGAGCGCGCCGAGTCGAACTGGCGCGCGAGCACGCCCAGGCGCGCGTTGAGCAGCTTGAGCTTGAGGTTCTCGCGCAGGAAATAGGCCTGCTCGGGCGCAAGCAGCACGGCCTCGGGCTGGTCGATGCGGCTCACGCGCACGAGGCCCCGGGCCTCGTCGCGCACCAGCTCCCAGCCCCGGCGCAGCGTTGCCTGCCACCAGGCCTGGTCCGCCGGGGGGCGCTGTCGGAGGACACGCCTGCGCTGGACGGGCGGCGCATGGCCGAGGCCTGGGCCGGGGCGTTGAGCACGGGCAGGTCGTCCACCTGGCGCACGAGGTCGTCCAGGCGCGCGAGCAGGCCTGCCGTGTCGGTGACGGTGGCGCGCGCGATGCGGTCCAGGTCGCGGCCGATGGCGCGCTGCACGGGGGCCAGGCGCGGCTGGGCGGCGCGCTCGATGCGCTGGTTGGCGCTCTTGAGCGCGGCCACGAGCGGCTCCAGGCTGCCCGTGAGCTGGGCCTGCTGCTGGGCCAGGCGCAGGCCCGACTCGATGTCCACCACGAGGTTCTCGTCGCGCGAGCGCGACAGGCTTTGCATGAGTTCCTCGAGCTGGGTGCGCTGCAGCGCGACCTCGGAGAGCCGTGTCTCGGCGACGGTAAGGCGCGCGGAGGTCTCGCGCGAAAGGTCCTGGGCCTGGCGCGCGAGCGTACGGGCCTCGATGGCCTGCGCACCCGTGTCGGCGCTCTGGCGCGCGAGCTGTTCCTGGATGCCGCTCAGTTTCTGCCACAGCAGGGCGCTGCTGACCACGCCCGCGACGGCCACCGCGCCCAGCACCCACCAGGCGGCGCGGCTGCCGCCGCCCGATGCCACGGGCGCGGCGGCCTGCGGGCAGGTGCGGCGGGCGTGGTGGAAGGGGGTGTGGGCTGTTCGTGGGTGGGCACTTCGCTCATGGGGCCGATTCTATCGAGGCCACCACGTCGCCGAGCGCCGGTTTGCATTCGATGACAAGGCTGAATCCCGCCGCGCGGGCCGCCGCCGCGATGCGCGGGTGCGTGGCCAAGGCATGGGCCCGCGCCCAGTCCTGGCCGGGAATGGCCTCGCGCAGGTGGGCCACGGCCTCGGAGCTGCTCAGGAGCCAGAGCGAGCCGTCCTGCGCGGCCTCGCGTGCCATAGCCTGCTGGGCGGACGAGAGGCGGGGCGCTCCGCGCTCGTAGGCGGCCACGAAGTCCACGCTGGCACCCGCGGCGCGGATCTGCGCTGCCAGCCAGTCGCGGCCCGTGCCGGGGCCTGCGGATTCACCCTCGGCGGCGCCGCGCACGATGAGCACGCGGTCGCCAGGGCGCACCTGGGCCGATACGCGTTCCCAGAGCGCTTCGGAGTCGAACTGGGGTGCATCCGGCGCGGGGCCGTCGATGCGATGGGCCGGAATGCCCAGCGCCAGCAGGGCGCGGGCCGTGCCGGGCCCTGGAGTCCATGCTCTTGTTTTCGTAGCTTGTGGCGCTGAGTCCATGAGCGCCAGGGCACTGTGGGGTTCCAAAAAATGCTGCACGGCATTGCCGCTCACGAACATCACGGCGCGGTATCCGGCCAGGTGCTCCCGGGCCGCGCGCAGCGCCGCCTGGGCCTGGGGGCCCTGGCAGGCCGTGATGGCGATGAGCGGCAGCGCCACGGCTGCGATGCCGCGCGCCTGCAGGTCGGCGACCCACTGCGCGGCGTCGTGCTCGGGGCGCGTGACGATGACGCGGCGCATGGTGGCGGCGCGGCGGTTCTAGGCGCCGACGGCGCCGCCCGCGCGCAGCTGCGCGGCCACGGCCTCGCCGAGCGCCTCGGCCTCGGCCAGCGTGGCGATGGGGGCCTGGGCCTGGGCGCGCACCAGGGCCGTATGCCCACGCGCGGGGCCTTCGGGATCGCCCCAGGCGGCGTCGAGCCGCAGCGTGGCGCCTTGCCAGGTTCCGTGCGCGGCCAGCGGCATGGAGCAGCTGCCGCCCATGGCGCGGCTCACGGCGCGCTCGGCGGCCACGGTGAGCCAGGTGGGCTGGTGCGCGAGCGGGGCGAGCGCGGCGATGAGGTCCTGCCGGTCGCTGCGCACCTCGATGCCGAGTGCGCCCTGGCCCGCGGCGGGCAGCATTTCGGAGGGCTCGAACACGGCACGGATGCGCGCTTCGAGGCCCAGGCGCTTGAGGCCCGCGGCCGCGAGCACGATGGCGTCGTACTGGCCCTCGTCGAGCTTGCGCAGCCGTGTGTCGAGGTTGCCGCGCAGCGGTTCTATCCGGAGGTCGGGGCGCAGGGCCTGCAGCAGCACCTGGCGGCGCAGGCTCGACGTGCCCACCACGGCGCCCTGCGGCAGCTCGCGCAGCGATGCGTAGCGGGGCGAGACGAAGGCGTCGCGCGGGTCCTCGCGTTCCATCACGCAGGCGAGCGCGAAGCCTTCGGGCAACTCCATGGGCACGTCCTTGAGCGAGTGCACGGCGAGGTGGGCGCGCCCCTCTTCGAGCGCCACTTCCAGCTCTTTCACGAACAGGCCCTTGCCGCCCACCTTGGAGAGCGAGCGGTCGAGGATCTGGTCGCCCTTGGTGGTCATGCCGAGCAGGGAGACGGCATGGCCGCGCGCCTGCAGCAGGGCCTGGACATGCTCGGCCTGCCACAGGGCAAGGCGGCTTTCGCGCGTGGCAATGACGAGGGCGGAGGAGGACGGAATCGGGGTATTCATGGGGTTCGGTTCAGGGCCGGAAAGGCCATCGGGGATGCTAGCATGCTGCGCTGCAACAGCCCGCACCGGCCTCCTGGCCGGTCTTTCCCGAGCGCCCCTGGAGACACCGCATGACCGTGCCCCCCCGCAAGACCGATGCCGCGCCCGCTGCCGCATCGGCCACCTCCGCCGCGAAGGCGCCGCGCAAGACCGACAAGGACTTGCCGCTGATCCAGGACATCCGCCTGCTGGGCCGCATCCTCGGCGACGTGATCCGCGAACAGGAGGGCGTGGCCGCGTATGAACTCATCGAGCAGGTGCGCAAGCTCTCCGTGGCTTTCCGCCGCGATGCCGACCATGAGGCCGACAAGGCGCTCAAGAAGCTGCTCAAGGGCCTGACGGGCGACCAGACGGTGAGCGTGATCCGCGCCTTCACCTATTTCAGCCACCTGGCCAACCTGGCCGAGGACCGCCACCATATCCGCCGCCGCGCGGTGCACGAGCGCGCGGGCAACACGCAGGAGGGCAGCATCGAGGTGGCTCTGGCGCGCCTGCGCTGGGCAGGCATCGCGCCGGGCGTGGTGTCCAAGACGCTGGCCAGGAGCTACGTGGCGCCCGTGCTCACGGCCCACCCAACCGAGGTACAGCGCAAGAGCATCCTCGACGCCGAGCGCGACATCGCTCAGCTGCTGGCCGCGCGCGACGACATCGAGACGCGCGCGCAGCTCTACAACAGCGCCAAGGACGCGCTGACCCCGCGCGAGCTGGCCGCGAACGAGGCGCAGCTGCGCGCGCGTGTGGCGCAGCTGTGGCAGACGCGCCTGCTGCGCTACTCCAAGCTCACCGTGGCCGACGAGATCGAGAACGCGCTGTCCTACTACGAGGCCACGTTCCTGCGCGAGATTCCCAAGCTCTACGCCGACCTGGAGCGCGAACTGGGCAGCCACCCCGTGGCGAGCTTCCTGCGCATGGGCCAGTGGATCGGTGGCGACCGCGACGGCAACCCCAACGTGAGCGCCGACACGCTCTCCCTCGCGCTTTCGCGCCAGGCCGAGATGGCGCTGCGCCACTACCTGACCGAGGTGCACTACCTGGGCGGCGAGCTGTCGCTGTCGGCACGGCTGGTGCAGGTGTCGCCCGAGATGGAGCGGCTCGCAGCGAGTTCGCCCGACACCAGCGAGCACCGCCTGGACGAGCCCTACCGCCGCGCGCTCACGGGCATCTACGCGCGCCTGGCGGCCACGCTCAAGGACCTGACCGGCGGCGAGGCCGCGCGCCACGCCGTGGCGCCCCAGAACGCCTACCCGGATGCGCAGGCCTTCCTGGCCGATCTGCGCGTGATCGAGGCGTCGCTGCAATCGCACCATGGCACGGCGCTGGCCGCGCAGCGCTTGCACCCGCTGATCCGCGCGGTGGAGGTGTTCGGTTTCCACCTTGCCACGGTGGACCTGCGCCAAAGCTCCGACCAGCACGAGGCGGTGGTGGCCGAACTGCTGGCCCAGGCGCGCATCGAGCCTGCCTATGCCCAGCTGCAGGAGGCGGCCAAGCGCGCGCTGCTGGTGCGCCTGCTGCAGGACGCGCGCCCGCTGCGCGTGGTGGGGGCGGCCTACTCGCCGCTGGCCCAGAGCGAACTGGCCATCTTCGAGACCGCCAAGCGCATGCGCGAGCGCTACGGGCGCGATGCGATCCGCCACTACATCATCAGCCACACCGAGTCGGTGAGCGACCTGCTCGAAGTGCTGCTGCTGCAGAAGGAGGTGGGCCTGATGCACGGCACGCTGGACGGCGAGCCGGTGGCCGATCTCATCGTGGTGCCGCTGTTCGAAACGATCGAGGACCTGCGCAACGCCGCGCCGATCATGCGCGAGTTCTACCAGCTCCCCGGCGTGGCCGCCCTGGTGCAGCGCGGCGGTGCCGAGCAGGACATCATGCTGGGCTACAGCGACAGCAACAAGGACGGCGGCATCTTCACGAGCAACTGGGAGCTGTACCGCGCGGAGATCGCGCTCGTGGAGCTGTTCGACGAACTGGCCGCGAGCCATGGCATCCAGCTGCGCATGTTCCACGGCCGCGGCGGCACGGTGGGGCGCGGCGGCGGCCCGAGCTACCAGGCCATCCTGGCGCAGCCGCCGGGCACGGTGCGCGGCCAGATCCGCCTCACCGAGCAGGGCGAGGTCATCGCCTCGAAATACGCCAACCCCGAGATCGGCCGGCGCAACCTCGAGACGCTGGTGGCCGCCACGCTCGAGGCCACGCTGCTGCAGCCCACCAAGCCCGCCACCAAGGCCTTCCTGGAGGCCGCGGCGCAACTCTCGCAGGACAGCATGGGCGCGTACCGCGCGCTGGTCTACGAAACCCCGGGCTTCACCGACTATTTCTTCAATTCCACGCCGATCCGCGAGATCGCCGAGCTCAACATCGGCTCGCGTCCCGCGAGCCGCAAGGCCACCCAGAAGATCGAGGACCTGCGCGCCATTCCCTGGGGCTTCAGCTGGGGCCAGTGCCGCCTCACGCTGCCGGGCTGGTATGGCTTTGGCGCGGCCGTCGAGGCCTTTGTGAACCAGCCGGGCAAGGACGCCAAGGCCCAGCTCGCGCTGCTGCAGAAGATGTACCGCCAATGGCCCTTCTTCCGCACGCTGCTGTCCAACATGGACATGGTGCTGGCCAAGAGCGACCTGGCCCTGGCCTCGCGCTACAGCGAACTGGTGAGCGATGCCCGCCTGCGCAAGCGCGTGTTCGGCGCCATCGAGGCCGAGTGGCAGCGCACGGCCGAGGCGCTCACGCGCATCACGGGCGAGAAGCAGCGCCTGGCCGCCAACACGGCCCTGGCGCGCTCCATCCGCCACCGCTTCCCCTACATCGATCCGCTGCACCACCTGCAGGTTGAACTCGTGCGCCGCTGGCGCGCGGGGCAGGGCGACGAGCGCGTGCAGACGGGTATCCACATCTCGATCAACGGCATCGCCGCGGGCCTGCGCAACACGGGCTGAGCCTCGCGGGGCGTGCGCGGCGGGGACGTTAGGATGTAGGCTCCGGGTCCTTCAAGGGCCCGGCCCGGGCGCCATGGGCATGGCACCCGGGCAGACACACAGGGAGGTGCATGGGCCACGAGACATCGCGTGCGGGTTTCCCCACTGTGCAGTTGTTCCTCACCCAGCGCCTGGCCGCGCTGGCCGGGGCCGATTCGATGCGGGCGATCCGCGAGGGACTGCTGTGGCTGGTGCCGTGCCTGCTGGTCTCGGCGGCCTTCCTCGTGCTCTCGGCACTGGCCCAGTTGGCCGGCCTGCCGGAGGGGGTATCGCGCACGCTGGCGGGGCTGCACGCGCAGATCAGCGGCATCCTGCCGCCGCTCGCGGCGGCCTCCATCGGCTACATGCTGTCGATCCGCCACCGCCTGCCGCGCCTGCCCGTGGCGTTCCTGTGCTTCGCCTACGTGGAGATCGCGGCCTATCTGCTGAACGACCACCCGCGCGCGGCGGCCACGCTGGTGCTGTTCATCGCCATTGCGTCGCCGCTCATCAACGTGCCCCTCATGGCCCGGCTGCACCGCCAGCGCTGGACCCACATCGCGCGCGGCGACTTCGTGGGCGAGAACGTGCAGGACGCGATGAACCTGGTTATCCCCGGCGCCATCACGGCCCTGCTGCTGATCGCCGTGCTGATGGCGCTGCTGCAGGTGCCCGCGCTCACGCTGGCCGAGCTGCCCCTGGCACTGGCCGCCACCGAGAACACGTACCGCAGCGGCGTGCTGCTCACGGCGACCAATTCCGTGCTCTGGTTCTTCGGCATCCATGGCTACCATGCGCTGCTGCCCTTCTTCCAGATGCTGGACCAGGCCGTGGCCTGGAACGCGACCGACCTGGCGGCCGGTCTGGTGCCGCGCCATGCGCTCAACGGCGGGCTGCTGGGCTCCTTCGTGTTCATTGGCGGCGCGGGCGCCACGCTGTCGCTGACCCTGGCCACGCTGCTGTTCTGCAAGGGGCGGGGGTTGCGCCTGCTGGCGCTGGCCAGCCTGCCGATCGCGTTGCTCAATGTGAACGAGATCCTGCTGTTCGGATTGCCGCTGATCCTCAACCTGCGCCTGCTCGTGCCCTTTCTGCTGGTACCGGTGGTGAACGTGGTGCTGGCCCTGGCCGCGGTGCAGGCGGGCTGGGTGGCGGCGGCCTCGGTGGGGCTGCCGCTCACGGCGCCCGTGTTGTTCAATGCCTATGTCAGCACGGGGGGCGACGTGGCGGCCGTGGTGCTCCAGGCGCTGCTGGTGGGGCTGGGTATGCTGATCTACGCGCCTTACATCCGGGCCATCGACCGCATGGGCCAGGAGAGCGCGAGCATCCACGTGCGCGCGCTCGACACCACGTTCACGCGCCTGCACGAGGAGGCCAGCCTGTTCGCCAACGATCCGGTGGTGCGTGCGCACCAGGCGCGGGCGCTGCACGAGACCACGCTGGCGCACATCCGCGATATCGGCGAATACGAGTTCCATCTGGAGTTCCAGCCCCAGGTGTCGCGCTGGAGCGGCCTGTGCACGGGCTGCGAGGCGCTGCTGCGCGCCACCAATCCCCAGGGCGTGGCGCGGCCGCCCGGAACGTTCCTGCGCTGGCTGGCCGAGGCCGACCTGATGCGCGACGTGGACCTGTGGGTGGCCAGCGCCGCCGTGCGCCAGCATCAGCACTGGCGGGCCGCAGGCTTCACGCTGCCGATCAGCATCAATGTCACGGGCGGCACGCTGACTTCGCCCAGCCATTGCGAACGCCTCGTGCAGGTTCTCGCGCAGGCGCACGGGCAGGTCGGGGTCGAAATCACCGAAGAGGCCCTGGTGGGCGACGTGCCCACGATCCGGCAGGCCATAGAACGCATCCATGCCGTGGGGGCCAAGGTGGCCATCGACGATTTCGGCACGGGCTACTCGTCCATGAGCTATTTGCACCAGTTCGACGTGGACGCCATCAAGATCGACCGCAGTTTCGTGGTGGCCCGCCACGAGCCCAAGGGGGCGCTCGTCATGGATGGCCTGCTGCGCTTTTGCGAGGCGCTCAACCTCGGCATCGTGGTGGAGGGCGTGGAGACCGAGGCGCAGTACCAGGCCTTGCAGTCCAGCACCGAGCTGATGGTGCAGGGCTGGTATTTCAGCAAGGCGCTGCCCGGAGACGCCGTACCGGCCTTCGTGCACGCGCGGCAGCGGCGCCAGGCCGAGGTGATCGCTCAGTACTAACCCTGAGCGGGGCGTGCGGCGCGGTGACTACATTGCGTTGACACCGATCAACGCCCGCGCGGCCACTGGCGCGCGGCATGACCACGCACCAGGAGCGCCCCCGATGAAGACCCTCCGATCCCTTGGCTGGCTGACGGGCCTGTGGCTGTCCTGTCTGGGAGCCGCCCAGGCCCAGACCGCCGATGCGGCGCGCGCCCCGCAGGGGCGCCTGCTGGCGGCCCAGTGCGCGGCCTGCCATGGCACGGACGGGCGCGCCGTGGCGCAATCGGCGGTGCCAGGGCTGGCGGGTGCGCCGGCCGCCACGCTGCTCGCGCAACTGCGGGCCTTCCGCGACGGCAGTCAGCCCGCCACGGTGATGCACCAGATCGCCAAGGGGCTGACCGAGCCGCAGATGCAATCCCTCGCGGCCTACTTCGCCGCGCAACCGCGTTGAACGGAGGCTGCCATGCAACGACGTGAACTGTTGCGCGCCACGCTGTCGGCGGGTGCGCTGGGCGCCCTGGCCGGCTGTGCGGGCCCGGTGAACACCGCCGGCGCGGCGCGGGCCCGCGTGGTCGTGGTGGGCGGGGCTTTGGCGGCGCAACGGCCGCCAAGTACGTGCGCATGCTGTCGGACCAGCGCATCGACGTGGTGCTGGTCGAGCCGCAGGAGCAGTTCTTCTCGTGTCCCTTGTCCAATCTGGTGCTGGGCGGCGGCAATACGCTGGCCGACCTCTCCACCGGCTACGACGCGCTGCAATCGCGCCATGGCGTGCGCCGCGCCAAGGACTGGGTGCGCTCCATTGACCCCGGCCGCAAGACCGTGGCGCTGGCGGGCGGCGACACGCTGGCCTACGACAAGCTCATCCTCTCGCCGGGCATCGACCTCATGTGGGACGGCGTGGAGGGCCTGCAGGCTGCGCATGCCAGCGGCCGCATGCTGCAGGCCTGGAAGGCCGGGCCCGAGACGGTGGCGCTGCGCCGCCAGCTGGAGGCCATGCCCGATGGCGGCGTGTACGCCATCGCCATTCCCGAGGCGCCCTACCGCTGCCCGCCAGGCCCTACGAGCGCGCCAGCCAGGTGGCCAGCTACTTCCGGCGCGCCAAGCCGCGCTCCAAGGTGCTGATCCTCGACGCCAACCCCGACATCACGTCCAAGGGGCCGCTGTTCCGCAAGTTCTGGGCCGAGCACTACCCCGGCATGATCGAGTACCTGCCGCAGCACAAGGCCACGGGCGTGGATGCACGGGCGGGCACGGTGCAGTTCGAGGTGCAGGGCGACGTGCGCGCCGACGTGGCCAACGTGCTGCCGCCCATGCGCGCGGGCGCGATCGCGGTGCAGGCGGGGCTGGCCAACGCCAATGGGCGATGGTGCCAGGTGCACTACCAGACCTTCGAGTCCACGGCGGCGCGCGACATCCATGTGATCGGCGACGCGATCCAGGTCGCGCCGGCCATGCCCAAGTCGGGCCACATGGCCAACGCCCATGCCAAGGTGGCGGCCGCCGCCGTGGTGGCGCAGCTCTCCGGCATGGAGGTGAACCCCGCGCCCCTGCTCACCAACACCTGCTACAGCTACGTGGACGAGCGGCGCGTGATCCATGTGGCCTCGGTGCACCAGTACGACGCGGGCGAGCGCACCTACAAGACCGTGCCCGGCTCGGGCGGCGTCTCGGCCCAGCCTTCGGAGCTGGAGGGGACCTACGCCTGGAGCTGGGCGCGCAACATCTGGGCCGACAGCCTCCTGTGACCAGGGCGGGGCGCGAAGAGCGCCCCGAATCCGCCCCTGTTCGCGCGATTGCGCCGTGCGCGCGCCGCTAGCATGGGCGCATGCCAATGAGGAAAACCGCGCGCATGCGCATCCCGCTGTGGGCCCCGGCGCTGGCCATGGCCTTGCTGGCCGCCGGCTGCGCGGCCGAGCGCCCCCGCGCTGAAGACGCTGCTCCTCCGGGCAGAAGACGGCGCGTGCCGTTCACCATTGGGACGTGCTCGCCGACGACGTGGCCGCCCGCATGGCCGAGAAGATGCGGGCCTGGCCTGCAGGCGCGCATCCTATCTACGTTTCTCCCGCGGGCGAGACCAGCTTCAACGCGGGCTTTCGCAAGCTGCTCATCACGCGGCTGCTGGACCGGGGCATCGCCCTGTCCACGGTGCCTACCGAGGTGGAGATGAAGTTCGACACCCAGCTTGTCCCGCACACTGCTGGCGTGGCCTGGACGCCGATCGCGCCCGATGTGGCCGTGGCGCGCGATCCCTACGGCGAGGCGGGCGGCGCGGCCGCGCATGCCAATGCCGTGGCTGCGGCCGAGGGTCCGGGCAGCACCCGCTTCGAGGTACTGGTGACCACGTCGATCGAAAGCGGTGGCCGCTATCTGGCGGGCACGGCCGATGTGTATTCCGTTGCGCAGGGCGACACGGCGCTGTACCAGCCGCGCGCGCCGCAGGCCGCCGCAACCAAGACCTGGCGGGTGGTGGCGCCATGAGGCCCGCGCCGCGCCGCGCCTTCCTCGCCACCCTCGGGGCGGTACTCGCGCTGCCGGGGTGCGCGCGCTACTACTACGGTGACCAGGCCGCCGCGTCGGGCGCGGATCTGGTCGAGGCCAGCCAGCGCGCGGCCGACGCCCTGCTGCTGGGCGCGCCGCTGGACCCGCGCCAGCCCGTGCTGGTGGCCACGCTGGTCAGTGTGGACCGGCTGGGCGAGTCGTCGCGCTTCGGGCGCCTGTTGTCCGAGCAGATCGCGGGGCGCCTGACCCAGCGCGGCCTGCGCGTGACCGAACTGCGCTTGCGCGAGCACCTGGCGATGCAGCCGGCCCAGGGCGAGTTGCTGCTGTCGCGCGAACTGCGCGATGTCAGCCGTGCCCACGAGGCCCAGGCCGTGGTGGTGGGGACGTACGCCGTATCGGCCAGCCAGGTGTTCGTGAGCCTCAAGCTCGTGCGCCCCGTGGGCAACGAGGTGGTGGCCGCCTACGACTACGCGGTGCCGATGGACGGCAACGTGCGCGTCCTGCTCGCAGGGCGTTGAGGTTTCTCCTGCTCCAGAAAAACAGCCCGGCAGCGGATGCTGGCCGGGCTGGAGCCTGGAGTGTCTTGTCTCAGTGCAGCATCAGTGCGCCAGCGCTCTTGCTCTTGCCGGCGCGGGCGGGCGGGTTGCACAGGCCGCAGGTGAAGTGGCGCGCATTCTCGTACAGCTCGGTCACGAACTGGCCGCCGCACTGCGAGCACTTGGTGCGGGTGAGCATGTTGGCGTCCACGAATTTCACGAGGCGCCAGGCGCGCGTGAACGACAGCAGCGCCTCCAGGCCGGCCGATTCGATCTGCTCGTTGTACAGGCGGTAGGCCTTGGTGAGTTGTTCCACGGGGTCGAGGTTCACGCCCTTGGCGAGGTACTCGTAGATGTTGAGGAACAGCGAGCTGTGGATGTTCTCCTGCCAGGTCAGGAACCAGTCGGTCGAGAACGGCAGCTGGCCCTTGGAGGGCGACTTGCCCGCGATCTCCTTGTAGAGGCGGATCAGGCGTTCGTACGACAGCGTGGTTTCCGATTCGAGCACCTGCATGCGGGCGCCCATCTGGATGAGCATGGCGGCGCGTTCGATCTGCTTGGACTCGTTGAGGACGCTCTTGGCGGGTGCGGACATGGCGGGCTTTCGGTGGAGGGCTGCGGGGAGCGGATCAGAGCACTTCGGACACGCGGCTGGCCATCAGGATGTTGGCGTGCAGCGTGTTGGTGGCTTCGTTGCCGACCTTCTTGGGCGTGTGGTTCGTGAGCAGGCCCCACACCAGGTTGTCGTCCACGCGGAAGCTGCAAAGAAGGGTGTTGCGGGAGGCCAGTTTGAGCACTTGCGCGGCCGACAGCGATGCCAGAATATCGGCAGCCTCTTCGTTCAGGCCCAGACGGAAAACGGCTTCGGCCTTGTCCTGGCGGATCAGGGTCTGGGCCA contains:
- a CDS encoding EAL domain-containing protein yields the protein MGHETSRAGFPTVQLFLTQRLAALAGADSMRAIREGLLWLVPCLLVSAAFLVLSALAQLAGLPEGVSRTLAGLHAQISGILPPLAAASIGYMLSIRHRLPRLPVAFLCFAYVEIAAYLLNDHPRAAATLVLFIAIASPLINVPLMARLHRQRWTHIARGDFVGENVQDAMNLVIPGAITALLLIAVLMALLQVPALTLAELPLALAATENTYRSGVLLTATNSVLWFFGIHGYHALLPFFQMLDQAVAWNATDLAAGLVPRHALNGGLLGSFVFIGGAGATLSLTLATLLFCKGRGLRLLALASLPIALLNVNEILLFGLPLILNLRLLVPFLLVPVVNVVLALAAVQAGWVAAASVGLPLTAPVLFNAYVSTGGDVAAVVLQALLVGLGMLIYAPYIRAIDRMGQESASIHVRALDTTFTRLHEEASLFANDPVVRAHQARALHETTLAHIRDIGEYEFHLEFQPQVSRWSGLCTGCEALLRATNPQGVARPPGTFLRWLAEADLMRDVDLWVASAAVRQHQHWRAAGFTLPISINVTGGTLTSPSHCERLVQVLAQAHGQVGVEITEEALVGDVPTIRQAIERIHAVGAKVAIDDFGTGYSSMSYLHQFDVDAIKIDRSFVVARHEPKGALVMDGLLRFCEALNLGIVVEGVETEAQYQALQSSTELMVQGWYFSKALPGDAVPAFVHARQRRQAEVIAQY
- a CDS encoding c-type cytochrome, coding for MKTLRSLGWLTGLWLSCLGAAQAQTADAARAPQGRLLAAQCAACHGTDGRAVAQSAVPGLAGAPAATLLAQLRAFRDGSQPATVMHQIAKGLTEPQMQSLAAYFAAQPR
- the flhC gene encoding flagellar transcriptional regulator FlhC, which produces MSAPAKSVLNESKQIERAAMLIQMGARMQVLESETTLSYERLIRLYKEIAGKSPSKGQLPFSTDWFLTWQENIHSSLFLNIYEYLAKGVNLDPVEQLTKAYRLYNEQIESAGLEALLSFTRAWRLVKFVDANMLTRTKCSQCGGQFVTELYENARHFTCGLCNPPARAGKSKSAGALMLH
- the flhD gene encoding flagellar transcriptional regulator FlhD, with translation MTNEQLLAEIREANLTYLMLAQTLIRQDKAEAVFRLGLNEEAADILASLSAAQVLKLASRNTLLCSFRVDDNLVWGLLTNHTPKKVGNEATNTLHANILMASRVSEVL
- a CDS encoding FlgO family outer membrane protein, giving the protein MRPAPRRAFLATLGAVLALPGCARYYYGDQAAASGADLVEASQRAADALLLGAPLDPRQPVLVATLVSVDRLGESSRFGRLLSEQIAGRLTQRGLRVTELRLREHLAMQPAQGELLLSRELRDVSRAHEAQAVVVGTYAVSASQVFVSLKLVRPVGNEVVAAYDYAVPMDGNVRVLLAGR